From one Triticum aestivum cultivar Chinese Spring chromosome 4B, IWGSC CS RefSeq v2.1, whole genome shotgun sequence genomic stretch:
- the LOC123090998 gene encoding polyol transporter 5, translated as MAHVGASHGATTAPLLASTEKPPRNMYAFGCATLASMTTILMGYNLALMSGAQLFIREDLGLTDEQVEVLAGSMNVYMLVSILAAGWAADLLGRRGTLVLANGFLMAGALAMSLGGSYAALMVARFITSIGVGFSLVVAPVYNAEISPASARGVLSSLLDIFVNVGILLSYVSNYALAGLPVHLSWRVMYAIGVLPPVLLAAGVLAMPESPRWLAMRGREADARAVLVGTSDTAAEAELRFEEIKRVVEAPREADSGVWRELIFRPSAMVRRILVFVVGLNFLQQALGVDAILLYSPLMFKKAGMSSNSAILGATVAIGVVKTCFILVVSLFSDRFGRRPLLLASAGGVAASLTGLALTLCIGETSPASTAACVAFTLATVAAFSVGWGSLPSTYTAEITPLRLRAQGSSLGMAVNRLTCGLVSMSFISLAGWITMPGCFFLYAAMAATACVFVFLRLPETKGRTLEEMDVLFSK; from the exons ATGGCGCACGTTGGAGCTTCCCATGGAGCGACGACCGCCCCGCTGCTCGCGTCGACGGAGAAGCCGCCGCGGAACATGTACGCCTTCGGCTGCGCCACGCTGGCCTCCATGACCACGATCCTCATGGGTTACA ATCTCGCGCTGATGAGCGGCGCGCAGCTCTTCATCCGGGAGGACCTGGGGCTCACCGACGAGCAGGTGGAGGTACTGGCAGGGTCCATGAACGTGTACATGCTCGTGTCCATCCTCGCCGCCGGCTGGGCGGCCGACCTCCTCGGCCGCCGCGGCACGCTCGTGCTCGCCAACGGCTTCCTCATGGCCGGCGCGCTCGCCATGTCGCTCGGCGGCAGCTACGCGGCGCTCATGGTCGCGCGCTTCATCACCAGCATCGGCGTTGGCTTCTCCCTCGTCGTCGCGCCGGTCTACAACGCCGAGATCTCGCCGGCCTCCGCGCGTGGCGTGCTTTCCTCGTTACTCGAT ATATTTGTCAACGTCGGCATCCTGCTCAGCTACGTGTCCAACTATGCCTTGGCTGGCCTGCCGGTGCACCTCAGTTGGCGCGTCATGTACGCCATCGGCGTGCTCCCGCCGGTGCTCCTCGCCGCCGGGGTGCTCGCCATGCCGGAGTCCCCGCGGTGGCTCGCCATGCGCGGGCGCGAGGCCGACGCGCGCGCAGTGCTCGTGGGCACCTCCGATACCGCCGCCGAGGCCGAGCTCCGCTTCGAGGAGATCAAGCGGGTCGTCGAGGCGCCGCGAGAAGCCGATAGTGGCGTGTGGCGGGAGCTGATCTTTCGGCCGTCGGCGATGGTCCGGCGGATCCTCGTCTTCGTGGTCGGGCTCAACTTCCTCCAGCAAGCGTTGGGCGTCGACGCCATCTTGCTGTACAGCCCGCTCATGTTCAAGAAGGCGGGCATGTCGTCGAACAGCGCCATCTTGGGCGCCACCGTGGCCATCGGCGTCGTCAAGACGTGCTTCATACTCGTGGTCTCGCTCTTCTCCGACCGCTTCGGCCGGCGCCCGCTACTGCTGGCCAGCGCCGGCGGCGTGGCCGCCTCGCTCACCGGCCTGGCTCTCACACTCTGCATCGGCGAGACGTCGCCAGCGAGCACGGCTGCCTGCGTGGCGTTCACGCTGGCCACGGTCGCGGCTTTTTCGGTCGGGTGGGGGTCGCTCCCGTCCACGTACACGGCAGAGATCACGCCGCTGCGGCTGCGTGCGCAGGGCTCGAGCCTCGGCATGGCGGTGAACCGGCTGACTTGCGGGCTGGTAAGCATGTCGTTCATATCGCTAGCGGGCTGGATCACCATGCCCGGGTGCTTCTTTCTGTATGCCGCTATGGCGGCCACGGCGTGCGTGTTCGTATTCCTGCGGCTGCCAGAGACGAAGGGCCGGACCCTAGAGGAGATGGACGTCCTCTTTTCCAAGTGA